In Paralcaligenes sp. KSB-10, the following are encoded in one genomic region:
- a CDS encoding carboxylesterase/lipase family protein encodes MDQIQQNADCHLITRLGAIKGSVIDNVRIYRGVPYATPMVGERRFSPPDPIESWQGEYDATRDRPIAPQNKSRLAAAMGDFALEQDEDCLTLNICAPNSQSGKHPVMVWIHGGAFTSGAGSLPWYSGEHLARNGDVVTVGINYRLGALGFLYLPGLSDGNLGLKDQLLALQWVKDNIEDFGGDPDNITLVGQSAGGASIAALLTKPGLDGLFKRAVLQSASLGRLFSPPEAAEKTAHSFLKILGINPQEAHKLKQLPVAQLLAAQQSLGIAEHRLAQTKPPFWLVRDGEFIASELLDSLDAGRRLNVDLLIGTTREEMAAFYHFDAKIQSADNRIVDDLFHAEFGDDAAHYLNSYRQRRAKQTPAALLGDLYTDKVFRRDSLLLAERFSQKGLASYVYEFDWQSPNKLEACHCLEIPFVFKNLEHWVGSPMLEGLDREEFHGLSSSMQKAWVAFAHCGNPNHPGIPQWDQYTATGRNVMHFGSVIGPQKAHIIGDQSDHT; translated from the coding sequence ATGGATCAGATTCAGCAAAATGCAGATTGCCACCTCATAACCCGTCTCGGCGCCATTAAAGGCAGCGTGATTGACAACGTCCGCATCTACCGGGGCGTGCCGTATGCCACACCTATGGTCGGCGAGCGACGCTTCAGCCCGCCCGACCCGATCGAGTCCTGGCAAGGGGAATACGATGCGACGCGCGACCGGCCCATTGCGCCTCAAAACAAATCCCGTCTGGCAGCCGCCATGGGCGACTTTGCATTGGAGCAGGACGAAGACTGCCTGACTCTCAACATTTGCGCTCCGAATTCACAATCCGGTAAACATCCGGTCATGGTCTGGATACACGGGGGCGCCTTTACCAGCGGCGCAGGGTCATTACCATGGTACTCGGGAGAACACCTGGCCAGAAACGGCGATGTCGTTACGGTGGGCATCAACTACCGGCTGGGAGCCCTGGGCTTCCTGTACCTTCCGGGCCTGAGCGATGGCAATCTGGGCTTGAAAGATCAACTACTGGCGCTGCAATGGGTCAAGGACAATATCGAGGATTTCGGCGGCGACCCCGATAACATTACATTGGTGGGACAGTCGGCCGGCGGCGCATCGATCGCCGCGCTGCTGACCAAACCGGGCCTGGACGGCCTGTTCAAACGAGCCGTGCTGCAAAGCGCTTCGCTCGGCAGGCTGTTCAGCCCCCCGGAAGCAGCGGAAAAGACGGCCCATTCTTTCCTGAAAATTCTCGGCATAAACCCGCAGGAAGCCCATAAGCTGAAACAGTTGCCCGTGGCGCAACTTTTGGCCGCGCAGCAATCGCTGGGCATTGCCGAGCACAGGCTCGCCCAGACCAAGCCGCCATTCTGGCTGGTTCGAGACGGAGAGTTCATTGCCAGCGAACTGCTCGACAGCCTCGATGCGGGCCGCCGCCTGAATGTGGATTTGCTCATCGGAACGACACGGGAAGAAATGGCCGCGTTCTATCATTTCGACGCGAAAATACAGAGTGCGGACAATCGGATTGTCGATGATCTTTTCCACGCGGAATTCGGCGACGATGCCGCCCATTATTTGAATTCATATCGGCAAAGGCGGGCAAAGCAGACGCCTGCCGCTCTATTGGGCGATCTGTATACCGACAAGGTGTTCCGACGCGATTCCCTGCTTCTGGCCGAACGGTTCAGTCAGAAAGGACTGGCATCGTATGTGTACGAATTCGACTGGCAGTCTCCCAATAAACTGGAAGCATGCCATTGCCTGGAAATACCATTTGTATTCAAAAACCTGGAGCATTGGGTCGGATCGCCCATGCTTGAAGGGCTAGACCGGGAAGAGTTCCATGGTTTGTCGAGCTCAATGCAGAAGGCATGGGTGGCGTTCGCTCATTGCGGCAACCCCAATCATCCGGGCATCCCTCAATGGGATCAATACACGGCAACGGGCAGGAACGTGATGCATTTCGGCAGCGTGATCGGGCCGCAAAAGGCGCACATTATCGGTGACCAGAGCGACCACACATGA